One part of the Ornithodoros turicata isolate Travis chromosome 2, ASM3712646v1, whole genome shotgun sequence genome encodes these proteins:
- the LOC135383603 gene encoding uncharacterized protein LOC135383603 has translation MPRCVFCFFDPHDIGDDEPLEENSPSSPDISPGTLHAHVERSHPYVDISFLPFFQTDSAFRGTVKAFVLLASVHDQGVEDLGQYLMNNLHNIIAILRAQRIPFRFCICSDVLMMKENRGDITAHIAHFMALAREVHSDGAIANTLMDVIQESTGRIENYQREGSGFVSTDVQKVQMCISAVKTKKFGCEGVLPTNLAKRRNVLTNIHLPARKEGECFKYNTLALLHPQERNSWKKCENYAADYWWPSRFPVSFSDLDEFEVQNEISVYVYAYVDQGVHVSRPAKLEFEKKIHLLEVDEHFFGIKSLERLLTTRSNHFVCERCTRSFVKEESMAKHRRFCTDINEILLEFCEPGKNFVEFTKIQYMQQYNYVIALDTESVLAPSGVGMQRHITSSFCAVLVRTRDSKVMRIRTHHGEDAAKQCVKALMEMRDEMIALNACPAAMVLSDEQQAKHRAATLCAYCKREFAKDLPRVRHHDHSKHCTAGETNYIATLCNPCNVACTTREKLPIMVHNLSYDLAGLLREFHVLGWKRPPFIVASSMEKICSFEIGTFLFRDTMQYLNSSLGDLVETVKSMGGAEAFQCLKQVFGKDYEILLRKGVFPYSYVSSFAVYDELTLPEKSFFRNDLTGEDISEKDYQYALLVFKHFGCLNLRDYNALYLKTDAILHADLMQHFRRLQRARIGIASLCFSGILFVAMRPKLHAGKIGIDHRRRHVQNHRIRR, from the exons a tgcctagatgcgtgttctgcttttttgatcctcatgatatcggtgatgatgagccattggaagagaattcaccatcttctccagacatttcacctggcacattgcatgctcacgtcgagcgatcacatccctatgtggacatttccttcctgcctttctttcaaactgatagcgcatttcgaggtaccgtcaaagcgtttgtgctattggcatctgttcacgatcagggagtagaggacttgggacaatatttaatgaacaacctccacaatataattgctattttgcgagcgcaaagaataccctttagattttgcatttgttctgacgttctaatgatgaaagaaaatcgaggggatataaccgcacacatagctcattttatggcgcttgctcgcgaagtccacagcgacggagctattgcaaatactttgatggacgtgattcaggagtccaccgggcgcattgaaaattaccagcgtgagggtagtgggtttgtatccaccgacgtccaaaaagttcaaatgtgtatttccgctgtgaaaactaaaaagtttggatgcgagggggtacttcccacaaatttggctaaacgcaggaacgtgttaacgaatatccatttaccagcacgcaaggagggtgaatgttttaaatacaatacactcgctctcctgcatccacaggaaaggaattcgtggaaaaaatgtgaaaattatgcagcagattactggtggccaagccgcttccctgtttcattctcTGATCTGGATGAATTTGAAGTCCAAAACGAGATATCCGTGTATGTTTACGCCtatgtcgatcagggagtgcacgtgtcgcgacccgcaAAACTGGAattcgaaaagaaaattcatcttttggaggttgatgagcatttttttggaataaagtccctcgaacgcttgttgacaacaagaagtaaccattttgtatgcgaacgctgcacacgctctttcgtgaaggaagagagcatggcgaaacatcgacgctTTTGCACGGACATAAACGAAATcctgttggaattttgcgagccgggaaaaaattttgtagagtttactaaaatacagtacatgcaacagTACAACTATGTCATTGCGTTGGAcactgagagcgtactcgcacccagtggtgttggcatgcaacgtcacattacctctagcttctgtgctgtgctcgtgcgtacccgtgactcaaaggtgatgcgcattagaacacaccatggggaagatgcggcaaagcagtgtgtgaaggcactcatggaaatgcgtgatgaaatgattgccttgaatgcctgccccgctgcaatggtgttgagcgatgaacaacaggccaagcacagagctgctacccTCTGTGCATATTGtaaacgggaattcgcgaaagacctacctcgtgtccggcatcatgatcattcgaagcattgtactgcgggtgagacaaattatatcgcgacactgtgcaacccctgtaacgtcgcgtgcactaccagagaaaaattgccgatcatggtccacaatttgtcttatgatctggctggactgttacgggaatttcacgttctcgggtggaagcgacctcccttcattgtggccagctccatggaaaaaatttgttcgttcgaaattggtaccttcctcttcagagataccatgcagtacctaaattcgtcgttgggggacctcgtggaaaccgtcaaatccatggggggagCCGAGGCAttccaatgcttgaagcaggtatttggaaaggactacgaaattttacttcgtaaaggtgtattcccgtacagctatGTCAGTTCTTTCGCAGTTTACGATGAATTGaccttgccagaaaaatccttctttcgaaacgatctcacgggggaggatataagtgagAAGGACTACCAGTATGCATTGCTCGTATTTAAACATTTTGGGTGCTTAAatttgagggattataatgcattgtacctgaaaacggatgccatATTACATGCGGACttgatgcagcacttccgacgtctacagcgcgcgcggattggaattgcttcattgtgtttctctggcatcctattcgtggcaatgcgccctaaattacacgcaggcaaaattggaattgatcaCCGAAGacgacatgtacagaaccatcgaatcaggcgttag